In Lycium barbarum isolate Lr01 chromosome 9, ASM1917538v2, whole genome shotgun sequence, the DNA window AGGAATATTGTGGTCTCTAATGGAGTTCTTACCGGTGAAAAGTGGGAGAAAACAATAATTTCGATTGTGAAGATTTTAAGAAAAGTGGTGATTGTTAATTTCGAAAATGGAGTTAAGCTTTGTTTAGTAGATTTTTGCTAGGTATTGATGAAGGTAAACTTTAATGGAGTTAGGAAATTATTTTCTTCTGCTAATTCCCGGCTTTGTTCTTGGTGAAGATGGGGTGTTGTTTTGGACCGTAAATGGGGAAGGACTAAAGAAGCCATTTTTTATTTGGGAAGAAGGTTAGGGAAAAGGGGGGAGAGGGAGGTGGGCGAGGAGTGGGCGTGGGGGTGACGGAGGGTTgaggtccttttttttttttttttaataattaataaaaatatagtcattttcttcttttcttttataatttttgaCACTTTGACACGTGGCGTTCAGTAATTGGTGCGTGAAAGTTATTTTCTTGCTTCAAATTGAGATTGGGTTAGAAAGGACATACTAATATAAGTTCGGAATTGTTTAGGAGGGTAATAGGATCTCCGTAAAGTTTGGGTGTCTTTTTGAACAAAGGTGTCAAGTTCCGGGGGTTTTCGATAATTTACTCCAAGAAAGAAACGAATCCAAAGATCCTTCCAAATTATAtgatttaaaaattatttatacaAAGTCTTACATGATTTAAAAATTAAGACATAGGAGATATGGAGGCTTTAGAATTTTGATAAATTAAGACATAGGAGATATGGAGGCTTTAGAATTTTGATACGGTATACATAACGTTCAAAATATGTACATCTttgaaataaaaattaatttctgTCTTAATCAATACATCTTAATGAACAACATTTTTAAGATGCTGGTGGGAAGATAATTGAGATATGGAGGCTTTAGAATTTTGATATGGTATACATAACATTCAAAATATGTACATCTttgaaataaaaattaatttctgTCTTAATCAATACATCTTAATGAACGACATTTTTAAGATGCTGGTGGGAAGATAATTGATATTGAGGGCAAATAGTCATAGCTCAAATCTGTCACATCTACCCtataaataccaaataccatatGCGTATAAGTACGTTGTAAAATATATCATTTAAGCCACTTTTGAAGAACATCTCTActactcctcctccttcttccgTTAACCCTTCTTTTTTAGGTGTTCATAAATTTCCAAAAAGTCCCAAATATTATAGCCAACTAAGGTGCTCAAAAACACGTATTTTCTTCCCAAAAATTTGACCAAACACCTCATATCTCTAAAATAAGCACTTTCGACTTTCAAAAACTCGAGCTTCTGCAAGTTGTACAAGAGTTCAAAGCTGAATGACGGACCAGGAGATCAGTTTTCTTACAGTTTTGGCCACATTCTTCACGCTTATCGTTCCATTTCTGCAGCTTAAGGATCAAACTGCCCAACAGACTCCCTTTGAGATACATCCCATAACCATGCACGTCTCAGTAAGCTCTTTAGTAATTTGCTAGTTGCTATTTGGAATTAAGTTGAAATTCCCTACGCTTTATCCAACATATTATCTACGAGCTGTCGATTTCTTGGGATCATTTCAATGGCGAGCACAACGTCGCTTTTGTTCTCGGATTCCGTTAGGCCAATTGTGTATTTCTTGTACCTTTTAGTACCGGCGGGGAAGATCTTCTATTGGAGTTTCAAGAAATTGGAAGATTGTTTTGGGGATACACGGTTCTGGAGAACAAGTTTAGAACCCGTTTTATACTATCTCAGGAGGAAGATGAACAAGACATTTTTTTTTATCCAGAACTTCTTCTGTAAATGAGTTTGATTTCTcaaatggtcactcaactaataTGTATTATCTTAGAAGATCACTTTCTCTGTTGAAGGAAATCGAAATCAAGAAAAAAAGTGACTTTTTGAGATAATAACTAGTAGATGGGTGACCATTTGAGAAATCAACCCCTCTGTAAATCTACAAAAGAGAACCATTGTCATTGCTGCGTAGAATAATAATGTAGTACTTAATTTGTAAGTATCACAGAAATTTCTATTTCTCGTTCTTTTCTAATTGGGAACTTACGTAAATGTACCCCTCGGCTAACTAGTTTACCAACATGATCGAAGTATACAGTACAGTATCTATATACTTCGGTtgtatatgttatgtatgaatatgtatattatgtaataaaaaaaaaatgtatattgaGTATAAAGTATACACTACATGTATAATGCgtacatattttgtaaactagattaTCGAAAGGTATTTAACTGTATTTTTTACTTTTAGTTTTGTGTCGCTCCGTACTTGAGGAGTTCTTTACTACTTCCTCTTATCCAATTTATGTGTTTGCGCTCTCTTGTTTTAGTTTATTtaaaaaagaacaaaatattttattttaaattttctaTGCTTGATCTATGTAATTTTGTAAGAAGTGCTAGAAaaattgtgaaaaataaaaatttaacttATAGAAACATCGGGAAAGTCCCGTTAGTATTTACATATTGAAATAGTAGTACATTATTCATGACAAATGAGGAACAAAATATTAGGGAGAAAAGACATTAGGGTTGGGACTTCAATTCACTACTTAAAAGGAGATATTGAGTACCCATGTGTGTTCATTATATAGGACATTCTTTTTTGATCCGTTAAAAACAATGCACATTTTTTATTTGGAAATTCCTTGATTACAGGGAAAATAAAAATATTAGTTAATCCTTTTCTATTTGTTCTAATTTTGGTGAACAAAGTTAATGAAACCTGTACGGGAAAATAAATAACATATAACTGAATTACTCAAAATGCTCACAAATTGGCGAGGATACCATAACTATTGAAAATTGAAAAAAAGAAGGCTTAATGTATATGCGGCCTCCTAAATTtgctcattttttttctttttcattttgacaccttAACTAAGTATTGTTTCTATTAAATCTCTGAACTCGTCTTCAAATGTGTCTATCAAATACAATCCTACTTAAATAGTATTTCATtttcaatgtagcaacatgctaatatatagtTTAATTTAATTATGCTATCTTTTAATTAATATTAGCAGTAATTGAGAAGGGAAAAAAGAGTAGCTATTAATGAAGCTGGCTGTGCAAGAGTAGAATCGACAAATTCATAACCTAAAAATAGCTTACCACATGTTTAAAATATTACTTCACCTTCATTTTTTCAAATTAATTTTTGTTTtcaataaaaattaaatttaaggggtttgatagacacacttaagAATGAGTTCAGGGATGCAATAAGAATAATACTCAGTTaaagtgtcaaaatgaaaaaaagagcAAATCTTGCGGGCCGCATCtgcattaagaaaaaaaaaataatgtagaaGCTTTTGTTACTCAAATATCATAACCATATAAATCTATGTCAAAGGAGAGAACACTAGTAACATTAATTATAGTGAAATGGAGTTTTAGAGCCTATTTGATGGGCTtaaaaaaatagcttataagctgaaaacaacttataagtaaaaaaaaaaaaagttaactttttttttttaatttataaactatTTTAGATAAGCTAAAACAAACGGGCCTAATTAattttttgaatttattttaaacacaaaatgactttaaggtGGCCAGCcaaacctaaaaaaaaaaaaaaaaaaaaatgaaaacaggtGACCTAACTTATAACCCAATGGCTCTTAAGAGAGACAAACAGACATTACAGTTGGAATTCAGTCAACAAGGCCACTGTCTACCTCTCTGTTGAAACTCGCCATTGATTTGTAACATTCAGGTTTGACAAATTTTGATAACAAACTTCATCAAGCTTTCCAATATATTATGTTATTACCGCTGCTTTTGTAGCTATTTTTTTCACTTGCCATTAGGTTAGCAATGTTAACATAATATTGCTCTGTGTTGCAGCTTAATCTTTTTAGTGagggaaatttttttctttttaatgctATATTATTAGTTAAAAAGTTTGATTCCCAACATCTTAAATGCTAGATCTGATGAATATTGAAGTCGGAGGTGGATTCAggttttaaattttatgggttcgaGTTTGGGATTTTATCACAATTCATTTGGTTTAGCGGGTTTGAAATATGTTATTTGTACTTATTTAATGACTTCTTTAACACATATATAAGGTCCGAGCCAAATCCTAGTGAGAAAATATTGAGCATAGCAGCTTGCTTCTTAGTGAGGAAATAAAAGATGGTCTTTTTAATGCTATATTAGTTACAAAGTTAGGGGTCAGATCTGATGGATATCTTATTTCCTGGGGTAAAGAATGGTGAAATCAGAGGTGGATTCAGTATTTAAAACTATATGGGTTCGAGTTAGGGATTTTATCTCGAAATATGTTATTTGTACTTATTTAGTGACTTTGTTAACACAGATATAGGGTCCGAGCCAAAGCCTACTGGGTTCGGATGAAACCATAAGTAACACTCTGCATTCGCCGTTGGGTGAAGTTTAGTGCCATCCTCTAATTGAGTAACCATGTTAATTTGCCATGGTAATATTGGAAGTGGAACAGTTAGATTTTGTATTTTCGATTTTCTTTATATTTGGAATAGAATTGGCTGTTCTGTTCAACTTGAAACTTAAAATTGGAAATCCAGAAATTGAAGACTTCAGTCATCTAACTGCTCTTTAGTTACTGTCAATAATTTTGTAGAAGCTACTTCTTGAAGTAAGTAGTTTACCGTGTCTCGCTTTTACTTTCAAGTGAATTAGGCAAATATATGAAACAAAAGTAAAATATGTTACAAGTAGATAGGTCATAATTTCTGGTAATCTCAGAAGGGATTGCAGTGTACTAGGTCTTTTAACCCTTGTTTttcctctctctttctccttttGCAGAGTAACCACTTTTGATGCATTTGCTGCAAGAAGACAGAGGTACATTATCCTAAAGCATGGTCCAAGGAGATAAGAAAGTTGGTATGAAGTCGGAGAAGAAATCCAAGTAAAGGAAAAAGAATGCTGCCACCAATGATTCGGAAATGACAAAGGGCATAGTTAAAGCTGTTGAGCGTGATTCATGTTTCAAGGTAAAATCAGGAGAAATTGAAGATTGTGCCatcaagagaaataaagaaagatgTGGTGGAAAACAGCCTGGGAAGTCCAGTAAAGACAAGTGCGATGATGCTGTTAAAAATTttgtgaaaaaagaaaaataagttgaAGAATGAGGGAGACACATTCCATGATTCTCTTTTAGATTCCAAAATTATTGCTCCTGAAAGTGTGAGTGGAACACGGGAAACCAAGGTGGTTGAGACACTCAGTGAGGCATCTGGTGAAAATATTATAGACGAGGTGAAGGGGAAAAAAAGTAAAAaggaaaagaggaaaaaagaGGATGGACAGGTAGATATTGTGGCTGGCGACGTTCAAGGTTACACTAAtatcaaaaagaagaaaaagacaaAATTAGGACACAGTTGTAAAGATCTTACACATGAAAAGAGTGAAAAGAGAGTGAGATTTTCTGGTCATGTACAGGTTTTTCCTCCATCCAGTGATCCAAGTGACGAGGAGTATGAAGTACAGGGAGAAAAATTACTGTGGGGCAAACGATTCtcaaaagaagaagatgaaattaTCAAAGATGTTGTTAATAGATACATAGAGGTACATAACTTGGGCAAACAAGGGTTGCAAAAGGTTTTGAACTCTAAATCTATTCCCGAAATAAGGGGCTGCTGGAAAAAAATAGGGAGGGCTATACCGTACAGGCCTTATACTGCAGTTTATCACCGTGCACAACGGTTGTTTCGAAGTAATGATAATCGAAAATACACTGAAGAAGAGTATGAGATGATACGGAAGTTCCATGGAGAACATGGGCCCAAATGGAGGGTCTTGGCTGATGAACTTGGGAAACATTGCGCTAATGTGGGAAATACATGGCATAGGATAAAACTGGCCAATCGAAAGAGAGGAAATTGGGCTCAGGAGGAAATCCAGACTTTGTTTGATTTGGTAAATGCCGATCTGCAACTGATGCTTTTTGAAGAGAAGAAATCTAAGCATGGGATGTTACGGGATAATATTCGCTGGAGTGCAATTAGTGACAAATTGTCCACCAGGTATAGTGGACATTGCTGCACTAAATGGTACAGACAATTAACATCGGCGATGGTGGCTGCAGGTGAATGGGCAGATACTGATGACTATCGACTAATTGATGCTCTTTTTGAACTTGATGCGAGTTGCATAGAGGACGTGGATTGGGACAATCTTCTTTCCCACAGGCATGGAGAGTTATGTCGAAAAAGATGGAAAGAGATGGTCCGTCAAATAAGTCAACATGAAAATAAGTCATTTGCTGCACAAGTAGAAGTGTTAGCTAAGAGATACCGCCCTGATTTGGTTGAAGCAAGAGAGGCCTGGGATAGGAAACCAGTTGTTCCATGAATATGTTCATTACTCACATGGACGTTTATTTAGAGAGAGATGATTAAGGAACATCTATTCTGAGGCGGATCCAGGTTTTTAAATCAGTAGGTCGAGGTATCCTGTTCTACTTTGCAATCGGTTTAGCATaaacatatattttttaaaattattcaaCTACATATGCGTTCAAATCAGCCGCTTCCTTGGAACTAATTCATAGGCATTTCCATTAGTTAGACTTCACACACTGTATAAACAAATAGTTGAAAAAGACACTGAGTGCAGGCAGTCGGTAAACTAGAACAGTCACTGGATATACTATTATCTAGAAACTTGTGTCGTCCATTTTCTCTTGGTTCTTTCTCGCTCTTTGTTCTTGTAATGTTTGAAAGGCTTATAAAATGTCTACAAATGTTAATTGCTTGGTACATATGTTGGTAGGAAGTATCAGGTATACGTGGAATAGTTGAGGTGTGCGCAAGTTGGCTCGGGTACCACTGTTAGTAAAACCAAAAAGGCATCCGCAAATGTTTTGGAAGTGATCTTTTCCTGTCTGgctgaaagaaaagaaaaggtttTTCACAATTTGATGTTGGAAAAGGATTTGATGTGTTAGATGCCAGTCAATTTCTACTGCAAACTTAAGATGACTGGATATTATTAGCATAGGTGCTACTACTATATTCAAATGCATCTTCATCAACTTGAGTAATATGTTTACATATTTGGAATAGAGATAATGATCAAACAcatacctgaactatcactttttcgtgAGTTTCACACCCCGACTACcagttgttcccttttcctacctgaactatcaccatctacgTATTAAAATACACCTTGTTGAGTAGATGgcgatagttcaggtaggaaaaggatATAACTGATAGTTAGCCTAGTCGGTTCGAGGTATGTTTTAAtatatagatggtgatagttcatgtAGGAAAAGGGGACAATTGATAGTTGAGGTATGCACTCGCAAAAAAGTGATAGtccaggtgtgtttttgaccattaactctttCGAATATATGCTTTTCTTATTACAATAGCTGGTATATTCACTGGCTACATTGAAAAAGGAGCATAAATATTGGACTTGGGAGTTGAATAGTTAGTTGTTGCTTGAACTGAGTTTTAGATTAAAGGAACTCCAAAAAGACTGATCTAGTGCAAAAGGGCAAGGCATATATATGTCCAGGAAATATCTTAATCACtacatttttatttgctttgattTTTTCCAGGAAATATAACTGGTCTGTGCCATGGCACAGCAGAAAAGATCATATAATTTCTTTGTGGAATGCATGGACAAGCTCATGTATATAgcggtgtcaaatgggcgggctATGCTGAAATTTGGGTGGTCAATGACCGGTCCAAACTTGAGGGGGTTGGGTGAATCATGTTTTTATGGGAAATTTTGCCACCCTTACGTGCAGCTATTGATCATTGATCTCAGAGTGCAGTAGCGGTGCCCTTTTAACGGAGGAATATGTATTACTCGACGAAATAATCCAAAAAGTTGGTATAAAGTGCCATGTATAATTATTACCTTCTGCTATCTGATAATGGATGAAGGATTCTACTTTGGTTCTGATTATACTCTTTTCACTCGGCTGACATTAGAACTGTTGTTTTAATCGGGGTGGTGCTGGGCCAATTTGCGCGTGCTACCTCCCACCAAGGCTTTGACAAATGTGTAGaaattatttagtatttttgcCTGCTGTCGTTTGAACATGagatttcatgatttccatccgaCTTTATTGATCACTAGGCCACACTAGGCCATATCCTTGATTGCTAGCTGACATTAGAATTATGCAACATAAAGTAACAAACTCTTGGTTGAAAAATGTGGATGCCTTTCTTTTTTATCCTAATCCAGTTTCTGGTAATAGAATGCTTGTGTATATTCTGTTGCCAATTCATCTCCTCCCATGTATTGACAAAATTAGACACCAACTGAACACCATTTGGTTTAAGCTTCAATTTTACCTGGTTCAGCAACCTGCTTTCTCTTACGTtaatgtgtaattacacttgtgtgAAAAAGCCATTTTGATGTGAAGAGACATCTTTTTTCAATCAAAGAGCCTAGCCCCCACCTTTATCCGTCCCCCACAGTGGTAGACAGAACTGCAGTAATACGTGAATTTCTTGTCTTGTAAACCGGAGAATAACAATACTTCAGTCTCAAACAAGTCGTGATCAGCTAAATGAATCTTCGCTAATCTTATTTCTCTGTTTAAATTCATTTCAGGACAATatcatataaaaataaaaataaaagcatTATAAATATGATATACTGTATTTTTTTATTGGTGTAAAAATCTGTAATAAGGTTGACAAATTCGTAGAACGCATAGGACCTAAATTAAACAGGATTCAAACATATTTCCAATTAATTGTTAAGTTTGACTTAACATTTGAAGTACCATTTTTCTGTGAACTAGACAACACGAATAGCTCCCCGGAATTTCTTTTACGCACGAATTCAACTGCATTAGAGCTGAAACTTCGATTGTTGTCAGAATTTGAAGTAGAATTGCTCACCTGAATTTCCTAATTTGGACTATGCTTAGTTATATACAATTCATTAGTCGAGCAAGCTTGAGATAACACATTTGTACCATGGCCACTAACCTGATTTGTGGATCcaatagtttaggtatgaaattCGTAAAACAGTAATAGTTAGGGAAGACCTGTCACTCAAATTCTTTTTCTACGTGTACTACTACTTGGAACTTTTTAGAGGAGCTTTTGGAGCGTGATGTTTACGTAGCATGTCACATTCATCCAATGGTATCTATATGTAATATACATCTAGGCATatacaaggtgatgtgacacctctccaTGGCTagcatttctatttatctttttttctcattttttgtattttttcctTCATTTCTCTATATAATAACCTACTAATTATATGTATTAACAAAAGAAATGTTCCTTGGCAATAAAGCCCAGTAACCGCCTAATTGAGTCAAGCCCACGTTGCGGAGCAGTAACCAAATCTTTATGATACATAAAATGTGCAATGTTGAAAAACTGAAAAATGAAGTGTTAACAGGATCCCTTTATCCCTCCAAGATACTTGATATTACAAAGAATTAGAAGCATGATGAGTTCTGGATTTTCTTTTCTTCGAAACCAACCACAATATGAGTAAAAATGCTTGCTGTTAGTGTATGGAAAGCAATGACTTTTTacattcttttatttatttgatcCAAGTAAGTTATAGGTCTTTTATTTGTCTCCTTCATTTCattaattattttgaattttaagaATAATTAATATTGGAAGGGATGCAGATCATTCCAGTATGCTGATTAATTTGTGAGAAGGTAAATTTTGTACCAAAatattttttctgttttttttctaAAAATCTATGATTCTACAGTGTCTTTTAACTGATGTATAACATAGTCCAATAAATTCAAGGGTTTTTTATAGATTCAGATGAAAGAAATTCTTCATTGTTCCTCGGGTAAAACTTTCTTTctttccagttttttttttttttttttttttttggttaaatcaGCCAATTTTTGTTCATTTGCATTTGTAATTAACTTACATGATAACCTATTAACCTGCAGTTGGAGTACTTGGAAGTTGAAATAAAGGGGAGTCAAAGaccagtggaaaaaaaaaaactttgaattCATTAGCCATCCAACTTATTTATGGACTGAGAAAAAAGTAATCAAAGTATATATATTGCTCTTGCAATGTTCATAAAAGCAAACGATCAAGAACGAACATTTTCGATATTACTATAAGTGCacataaaaataagttttttccTTCTCCTTTTTTGAACCTTTTGCTTCTCTGGTACTTagaagattttttattttttattttgatgagTTAATTATGTTTTTCAAATTATAGATGAGTGTTTTAACAAATTATGGATGAGTGTTTTGAATAGAAGATGCAAAGGATATTTTGCAAAGAATTAGGGGAAGAAAAAGACAATAAAGAGAAACCATAACTTGCGACGTCACTTCATTctctcttcttccttttttttttttttcctatttttatTTTCTACCCTTAtcatttcatattttctttttatttaatgGAATGCAATTTGTTAAAGTTCATAAGTTTACTACTATCTAATCTAATACATTTCTAATAAATATTATTAATAATGAAAGGTGAGACGAGTTACATCAGACCGAAGGTCTTCAATaaatatttacttttttttttgctttaaactaattaatattattaatgaacatatttaaataaaaatatgagaatatttacttttttttgctttaaactaaTTAATATTATTAATGAACATATCTAAATAAAAATATGAGAGGAGTTACATATGACCAAAGGTTGTCTTCAATAAATATTAGTTTTATGATAATTaaaggagtatagattatcaatATATATTACCTATATGTATTATGAAGAGGATTGCTCCTCGATTACTCTGTTGCTATAAAGCTATAAACTTTGTGATGCTTTAATTTGGATTTGTTTTTTCATATGTATTTTGTTGTACAATTGGGTTTTGATTTTCGTGGTATGTACATCTTACAATAcatatttgtttatttttgtactatgaaatgttTTATATATTTGCGCGGTAAATTAACTAGTTTTAGTATGAGTTTATGGTAGTTAAGGGGACTCTATGAAAACCCAATAGTTTAGGTGGAGGCGGAGCCAGTAAGGGCATGAACTCTCCCTTTGGCGAAAAATTACCctgtatatacaaggtgaaaattattttttatatatacatagtagattttgaacccccttagcttcttTGTTTGcctatttctttatatttttgaactccTTTAGTTAAAATTCTGGCTCTGCTACTGAGTTCAGGTATAAAGCTGGCAATACATGATAGTTTAAAGAGATATTGTCGCGGATTGTCACTCAATTAAGGGTAGCTCTCttagaaagtcactcaactttatttTATAACTCAAAAATCACTCAATTATGGATATTAACGGTGTTTCGTGTTTGAAAGAAAATTCAGAAGCACTGtgataagaaaaaaagaaaactgAATGGGGTGAATAATATTAACGAATGACAATGTATTCTGCTTGAAAGACATTAAGTTTTATAGCAAGTCCCTTTATGCTTCATTAGTGAACAAGACTTTGTTTCGCGAACTAAATAATTAAAGATTCTTCCCCATATTCacatttttaaaagaataaaagcctattttaaaattataagtATAATCCTTTTTATTCAAACATTCAATAATAAATACTCTCTATGCCTCAAAAAAATTGTcctactttccttattagtttgtcctAAAAAGATTGACATTTTTTTAAATTCAGAAACAATTTAACCTTacgagatgatttacagccacacaaatatctaaaatttattttggacaacaaatttcaaaagtcttcctttatttcttaaactccgtgccacgTGGACAATCTTtttaaaacagagggagtaattctTCTACTGTTCTACATTACAAAACCTGCATACTAGTCCCTGAACAACTTTAAATATTAATTCCTCcatttacttttacttgttcataataGACTTTGTACACATTAAAAATATAATCAATAAAATGCATACTTTACCATGATTTCCATATCAATTGATGCATaattttcatgaacttgaaaatgagaaattagtGCTAAGaataaaacaggaaaaaaaactatttttctctTAATATGTTACTCccaccgtcccaatttatatgaaagTTGACTAGTTTAGGGAgtcaacatccatttctttaactatgattttcttcaactcttttcatatatgtgaattattaattatgtagacttatagtacttttgacttcctccgtctcataataagtgtcatcttagccaaaaacacgcatattaagaaaccaatggTGAAGTgtaaagtttaccaaattacccttatgtaaaaaaattattttttcctcttgatgattagagcatgcacaagtagttcatcttttgacattgagaatccaACCATCATCATTTAGAGTACTTCTTTTGCCCCTTACTAATTTTATCTTCCATAGGCCAAAACTTTCATTTTCACGTGAAACCCAAAATTTGACACTATGAATCCAACTTTTGGCCTTGAATAAAGAAACTTGTCATTTTTTAACCAAGGGCAAAGATGGAAAAAATTAGTCAATATATGCATTGGcatcctaaggtgacacttatatGAGACAAATATTTttagctaaggtgacacttattatgggacggaaggagtatataGTTTCCAAATATGTACATATTATTATAAAATACTCGAAGAATCTATGTCTAAAGTATTGAAAGGGAGTACTCAAGAGATTTTGTATGAAAAATTCATTGTACACGAATACTGTAGTAAGCTCATCATATCTCTCTCGCAAAGAAGAAAAGCGGTAAGTACACAAATTAAA includes these proteins:
- the LOC132612294 gene encoding uncharacterized protein LOC132612294, giving the protein MTKGIVKAVERDSCFKKNKLKNEGDTFHDSLLDSKIIAPESVSGTRETKVVETLSEASGENIIDEVKGKKSKKEKRKKEDGQVDIVAGDVQGYTNIKKKKKTKLGHSCKDLTHEKSEKRVRFSGHVQVFPPSSDPSDEEYEVQGEKLLWGKRFSKEEDEIIKDVVNRYIEVHNLGKQGLQKVLNSKSIPEIRGCWKKIGRAIPYRPYTAVYHRAQRLFRSNDNRKYTEEEYEMIRKFHGEHGPKWRVLADELGKHCANVGNTWHRIKLANRKRGNWAQEEIQTLFDLVNADLQLMLFEEKKSKHGMLRDNIRWSAISDKLSTRYSGHCCTKWYRQLTSAMVAAGEWADTDDYRLIDALFELDASCIEDVDWDNLLSHRHGELCRKRWKEMVRQISQHENKSFAAQVEVLAKRYRPDLVEAREAWDRKPVVP